The proteins below come from a single Thunnus thynnus chromosome 10, fThuThy2.1, whole genome shotgun sequence genomic window:
- the tyrobp gene encoding TYRO protein tyrosine kinase-binding protein — MFITLCETPHTNVALQKRKKNTSFLLSQWTPFSSSSSIQSHVDNPHTPVSIACGQLFLFESSYRWLLTSCLWVQQYSHLKDNKKDLSFPPLRETSTKNMSDAICIVGSLFGSAEGQQECGSCYLINMGSVMGIIACDIILTIFITISVFCFVNLHKRRREWDSHNDKRNLPSSSKKMTTEVTESPYQELHGVQSDVYSELRHFRK, encoded by the exons AtgtttattacattatgtgagACCCCCCACACGAATGTGGcattacagaaaagaaaaaaaaacaccagcttCCTCTTGTCTCAGTGgactcccttctcctcctcctcctcaataCAATCACATGTTGACAACCCTCACACCCCTGTCAGTATCGCTTGTGGACAGCTCTTCCTCTTTGAATCCTCCTACCGCTGGCTTCTAACATCTTGTTTATGGGTGCAACAATACAGCCATTTGAAAGACAACAAAAAGGAcctctcatttcctcctctaCGAGAAACCAGCACCAAGAATATGTCTGACGCTATTTGTATTGTGGGTTCACTATTTG GGTCTGCAGAGGGACAACAAG AATGTGGTTCCTGTTACCTAATAAACATGGGGTCTGTTATGGGCATTATTGCCTGTGATATAATCTTGACCATCTTCATCACAATTTCTGTGTTCTGCTTTGTAAATCTCCATAAGAGAAGGAGAGAATGGGATTCACACAACG ATAAAAGAAACCTTCCGTCATCATcaaagaaaatgacaacagaggTCACAGAATCTCCCTATCAG GAGTTACATGGAGTCCAGTCAGACGTGTACAGTGAACTTCGGCACTTTAGGAAATGA
- the LOC137191597 gene encoding NF-kappa-B inhibitor delta isoform X1, whose product MHFDKSPKEKPCCTLPTVKKLLEQKRRRETSSVPPSSSTASTSPVPPTAVTQLPEPSSEPFTCTGASSSYSNMAVGYEQWSSVPESALSYYPSQPGPSYAAPFSHPMASEYSTQQQVQTFGDTMSQAYECPMPVADQSMATSWSLLGPSQTTQLSFGSSLDANKLEEARMMLRGMDYSRATGQDEDGDTILHIYTAKGLRECAFAAAERLRDLGRLDAKEHKGKTALLVAVTANQPEIVQDLLSFGTDINACDVKGQTALHLAAHYGFPGVLQAILSSRPAVNLEARNFEGMTPLHCAAISHSVTMKALFTSGLPDVNLQTKAAEKLNCVQMLLTAGASLLSQEIKSNKTLLHLAVKEGNIDLVRYLLRIPLPNMKDFVNMKAHGHTALHMAAGLHGNPHQEEILRLLLGRGADPSIRNLENDQPAHLLQSGPQGEQLKLMLKKRNASSRRRIVPLQDQE is encoded by the exons ATGCACTTTGATAAAT CGCCAAAGGAGAAGCCGTGTTGCACTCTGCCCACAGTGAAGAAACTCTTGGAGCAGAAGAGAAGGCGTGAGACATCCTCGGTgccaccctcctcctccacagccAGCACCAGTCCTGTTCCTCCAACCGCTGTTACA CAGTTGCCAGAACCATCATCAGAACCGTTTACCTGCACAG GTGCATCAAGCAGCTACTCAAACATGGCAGTGGGCTATGAGCAGTGGTCCTCGGTACCAGAATCTGCACTTAGTTACTACCCCAGCCAACCAGGACCCAGCTATGCTGCACCCTTCAGCCACCCAATGGCCTCGGAAtacagcacacagcagcaggtcCAGACCTTTGGAGATACAATGTCTCAGGCATAT gAATGCCCGATGCCAGTCGCAGATCAAAGTATGGCTACGTCTTGGTCACTTCTGGGTCCCAGTCAGACCACACAGCTGAGTTTTGGTTCGTCGCTGGATGCCAACAAGCTGGAAGAAGCCAGGATGATGCTCAGAGGGATGGACTACAGCAGAGCCACCGGGCAGGATGAAGATGGAGACAC CATCCTGCACATCTACACTGCCAAAGGGCTCAGGGAGTGTGCCTTTGCTGCGGCAGAGAGGCTGAGGGATTTAGGGAGGCTCGATGCCAAAGAACACAAGGGCAAG ACTGCCTTACTGGTGGCAGTGACAGCAAACCAGCCGGAGATTGTGCAAGATCTGCTGTCATTTGGAACAGACATCAATGCTTGTGATGTTAAAGGACAAACTGCCCTTCATCTGGCTGCCCACTATGGCTTCCCCGGTGTTCTGCAG GCTATTCTGTCTAGCAGACCTGCTGTCAACCTTGAGGCCCGCAATTTTGAGG GTATGACGCCTCTGCACTGTGCAGCCATTTCTCACAGTGTCACCATGAAGGCTTTATTTACCAGCGGGCTGCCAGATGTTAACCTTCAGACCAAGGCTGCGGAGAAGCTCAACTGTGTGCAGATGCTTCTCACTGCAGGGGCGTCTCTGCTCAGCCAG GAAATCAAAAGTAACAAGACATTGCTGCACTTGGCTGTAAAGGAGGGGAACATTGATCTGGTCCGTTATCTGCTCAGGATTCCCCTGCCTAACATGAAAGACTTTGTCAACATGAAA GCTCACGGTCACACAGCTTTACACATGGCAGCTGGTCTCCATGGTAACCCCCATCAGGAGGAAATCCTGCGGCTGCTGCTGGGCAGAGGAGCTGATCCCAGTATCCGCAACCTGGAGAACGACCAGCCAGCACACCTCCTGCAGAGTGGCCCCCAGGGAGAGCAG CTCAAGCTTATGCTGAAGAAGCGAAACGCTTCATCTCGTCGACGTATTGTGCCCTTGCAGGACCAGGAATAA
- the hcst gene encoding hematopoietic cell signal transducer codes for MVNNKFFTVVLFLLCNLTVALTDNSVSCYRIEPGTIAGIICADVLLTLIIVMVTYRCASFRRQKIENADKVYMNVRANCKT; via the exons ATGGTAAACAACAAATTCTTCACCGTGGTTCTCTTTTTACTTTGCA ACTTGACTGTGGCACTCACAG ACAACTCTGTGTCTTGCTACAGGATTGAGCCCGGGACAATAGCAGGCATCATCTGTGCAGATGTGTTGCTGACCCTTATCATTGTCATGGTCACCTACCGATGTGCCAGCTTTCGGCGTCAGAAGATAGAAAACG CTGACAAGGTGTATATGAATGTTCGGGCGAACTGCAAGACCTAA
- the LOC137191589 gene encoding casein kinase II subunit alpha-like has protein sequence MSGPVPSRSRVYPDVNTQRPREYWDYESHVVEWGNQDDYQLVRKLGRGKYSEVFEAINITNNEKVVVKILKPVKKKKIKREIKILENLRGGPNIISLLDIVKDPVSRTPALVFEHVNNTDFKQLYQTLSDFDIRFYMYEILKALDYCHSMGIMHRDVKPHNVMIDHEHRKLRLIDWGLAEFYHPNQEYNVRVASRYFKGPELLVDYQMYDYSLDMWSLGCMLASMIFRKEPFFHGHDNYDQLVRIAKVLGTEDLYDYIDKYNIELDPRFNDILGRHSRKRWERFVHSENQHLVSTEALDFLDKLLRYDHQARLTAREAMDHPYFYPIVKDQGRGATPGGMAASSTPVSSSSMMAGITSMSSSQPLANIAGSPVISAPNTLATQVPAATGAQP, from the exons ATGTCTGGCCCTGTTCCAAGCCGCTCTCGAGTTTACCctgatgtaaacacacaaagaccTCGAGAATACTGGGACTATGAGTCCCATGTTGTTGAATGGGG gAACCAGGACGACTATCAGCTTGTCAGAAAACTAGGGAGAGGCAAATATAGTGAAGTGTTTGAAGCcataaacatcacaaacaatgaaaaGGTGGTCGTCAAAATACTGAAG CCggtgaagaaaaagaaaatcaagagagaaataaagatcCTGGAGAATCTGAGGGGTGGCCCAAATATCATCTCACTGTTAGATATCGTCAAGGATCCTGTg tCCCGAACCCCTGCTCTGGTTTTCGAACATGTGAACAACACAGACTTCAAG CAATTGTATCAAACCCTATCTGACTTTGACATACGGTTCTACATGTATGAAATCTTAAAG GCTCTGGATTACTGCCACAGTATGGGGATTATGCACAGAGATGTCAAGCCACACAATGTAATGATTGATCATGAACACAGAAAG CTCCGCCTAATCGATTGGGGCTTGGCAGAATTCTACCACCCAAACCAAGAATACAACGTGAGAGTGGCATCCCGGTACTTCAAAGGACCTGAACTGCTGGTAGATTACCAG ATGTATGACTACAGCTTGGACATGTGGAGTTTGGGTTGCATGCTGGCCAGCATGATCTTCAGAAAGGAACCTTTCTTTCACGGTCATGACAACTATGATCAG CTTGTGCGAATTGCAAAAGTACTTGGCACAGAGGACCTGTACGACTACATTGACAAGTACAACATTGAATTGGATCCACGGTTCAATGACATCCTGGGAAG ACACTCCCGTAAAAGGTGGGAGAGGTTTGTGCACAGTGAGAACCAGCACCTGGTCAGCACAGAGGCTCTGGACTTCCTGGACAAACTGCTGCGCTACGACCATCAAGCCCGCCTCACGGCCAGAGAGGCCATGGATCATCCCTACTTCT ATCCCATCGTTAAAGATCAGGGAAGGGGGGCCACTCCTGGAGGGATGGCTGCCAGCTCCACACCAGTCAGCTCCTCAAGTATGATGGCCG GCATCACCTCAATGTCCTCCTCACAGCCTCTGGCTAACATTGCTGGATCACCTGTCATCTCTGCCCCCAACACTCTGGCCACACAAGTCCCTGCAGCCACCGGGGCCCAACCCTGA
- the LOC137191590 gene encoding serum paraoxonase/arylesterase 2-like — MGAVGLISLVIAVLAVLFGERVLNFRKKTLASRELVQNHLPNCVALKNMDYGSEDITILANGLAFISAGLKYPGMPSSDVTGKIFLLDLQDPRIKPVELRMPRNFDLDSFNPHGISVYTDPSDDTVYLFVVNHPHHKSQVELFKFVEEELSLLHQKTIKHELLHSVNDIVAVGVDSFYATNDHYFSHEIFKAVVEPLLAQPWANVVYYSPEKVEVVSEGYYFANGINISPDKRHIYVVDLFDHNVHVLERKEDNALAPVKSVAVGSLCDNVEVDPETGGLWLGCHPNGWKAFMFDPKDPPGSEVIHIQNIHSEKPVVTQVYADDGQVIMGSSVAAPYGGKLLIGTVFHKALCCDLK; from the exons ATGGGAGCAGTGGGCTTAATATCGCTTGTAATAGCTGTTTTAGCGGTGCTGTTCGGAGAGAGGGTGCTCAACTTTAG GAAAAAGACCCTCGCGTCTAGAGAGCTGGTCCAGAATCACCTCCCCAACTGTGTTGCACTCAAAAACATGG ATTATGGGTCAGAGGATATAACCATCCTTGCAAACGGGCTTGCCTTCATCAGTGCT GGTTTGAAGTACCCCGGAATGCCGTCCTCCGATGTTACAGGAAAGATCTTCCTCCTTGATCTGCAAGATCCTCGGATCAAACCAGTGGAGCTGCGCATGCCAAGAAACTTTGATCTGGACTCATTCAATCCTCATGGCATCAGTGTTTACACCGATCCAAGTG aTGACACAGTATACCTGTTTGTTGTGAATCATCCTCATCACAAAAGCCAAGTAGAGTTGTTTAAATTTGTGGAGGAAGAACTCTCACTGCTGCATCAAAAAACCATAAAACATGAACTTCTCCACAG TGTTAACGACATTGTTGCCGTGGGAGTGGATAGCTTCTATGCCACCAATGATCACTATTTTTCCCATGAAATCTTTAAAGCTGTGGTGGAGCCTTTGCTGGCTCAGCCTTGGGCTAATGTTGTGTACTACAGTCCTGAGAAAGTAGAAGTGGTCTCTGAGGGATATTACTTTGCAAATGGCATCAATATCTCACCAGACAAAAG GCACATATATGTGGTAGATCTGTTTGACCACAATGTGCATGTGTTGGAGCGGAAAGAAGACAATGCATTGGCCCCTGTGAAG TCCGTGGCTGTGGGTTCACTCTGTGACAACGTTGAAGTTGACCCTGAAACTGGTGGCCTGTGGTTAGGCTGTCACCCTAACGGATGGAAAGCTTTCATGTTTGACCCCAAGGATCCACCTGGATCAGAG GTCATCCACATCCAGAACATTCATTCAGAGAAGCCAGTGGTGACTCAGGTGTACGCTGACGATGGTCAAGTGATCATGGGCTCCTCTGTAGCAGCTCCTTATGGGGGAAAGTTGCTCATTGGCACAGTGTTCCATAAAGCCTTATGCTGTGATTTGAAGTAG
- the LOC137191597 gene encoding NF-kappa-B inhibitor delta isoform X2, translated as MHFDKSPKEKPCCTLPTVKKLLEQKRRRETSSVPPSSSTASTSPVPPTAVTLPEPSSEPFTCTGASSSYSNMAVGYEQWSSVPESALSYYPSQPGPSYAAPFSHPMASEYSTQQQVQTFGDTMSQAYECPMPVADQSMATSWSLLGPSQTTQLSFGSSLDANKLEEARMMLRGMDYSRATGQDEDGDTILHIYTAKGLRECAFAAAERLRDLGRLDAKEHKGKTALLVAVTANQPEIVQDLLSFGTDINACDVKGQTALHLAAHYGFPGVLQAILSSRPAVNLEARNFEGMTPLHCAAISHSVTMKALFTSGLPDVNLQTKAAEKLNCVQMLLTAGASLLSQEIKSNKTLLHLAVKEGNIDLVRYLLRIPLPNMKDFVNMKAHGHTALHMAAGLHGNPHQEEILRLLLGRGADPSIRNLENDQPAHLLQSGPQGEQLKLMLKKRNASSRRRIVPLQDQE; from the exons ATGCACTTTGATAAAT CGCCAAAGGAGAAGCCGTGTTGCACTCTGCCCACAGTGAAGAAACTCTTGGAGCAGAAGAGAAGGCGTGAGACATCCTCGGTgccaccctcctcctccacagccAGCACCAGTCCTGTTCCTCCAACCGCTGTTACA TTGCCAGAACCATCATCAGAACCGTTTACCTGCACAG GTGCATCAAGCAGCTACTCAAACATGGCAGTGGGCTATGAGCAGTGGTCCTCGGTACCAGAATCTGCACTTAGTTACTACCCCAGCCAACCAGGACCCAGCTATGCTGCACCCTTCAGCCACCCAATGGCCTCGGAAtacagcacacagcagcaggtcCAGACCTTTGGAGATACAATGTCTCAGGCATAT gAATGCCCGATGCCAGTCGCAGATCAAAGTATGGCTACGTCTTGGTCACTTCTGGGTCCCAGTCAGACCACACAGCTGAGTTTTGGTTCGTCGCTGGATGCCAACAAGCTGGAAGAAGCCAGGATGATGCTCAGAGGGATGGACTACAGCAGAGCCACCGGGCAGGATGAAGATGGAGACAC CATCCTGCACATCTACACTGCCAAAGGGCTCAGGGAGTGTGCCTTTGCTGCGGCAGAGAGGCTGAGGGATTTAGGGAGGCTCGATGCCAAAGAACACAAGGGCAAG ACTGCCTTACTGGTGGCAGTGACAGCAAACCAGCCGGAGATTGTGCAAGATCTGCTGTCATTTGGAACAGACATCAATGCTTGTGATGTTAAAGGACAAACTGCCCTTCATCTGGCTGCCCACTATGGCTTCCCCGGTGTTCTGCAG GCTATTCTGTCTAGCAGACCTGCTGTCAACCTTGAGGCCCGCAATTTTGAGG GTATGACGCCTCTGCACTGTGCAGCCATTTCTCACAGTGTCACCATGAAGGCTTTATTTACCAGCGGGCTGCCAGATGTTAACCTTCAGACCAAGGCTGCGGAGAAGCTCAACTGTGTGCAGATGCTTCTCACTGCAGGGGCGTCTCTGCTCAGCCAG GAAATCAAAAGTAACAAGACATTGCTGCACTTGGCTGTAAAGGAGGGGAACATTGATCTGGTCCGTTATCTGCTCAGGATTCCCCTGCCTAACATGAAAGACTTTGTCAACATGAAA GCTCACGGTCACACAGCTTTACACATGGCAGCTGGTCTCCATGGTAACCCCCATCAGGAGGAAATCCTGCGGCTGCTGCTGGGCAGAGGAGCTGATCCCAGTATCCGCAACCTGGAGAACGACCAGCCAGCACACCTCCTGCAGAGTGGCCCCCAGGGAGAGCAG CTCAAGCTTATGCTGAAGAAGCGAAACGCTTCATCTCGTCGACGTATTGTGCCCTTGCAGGACCAGGAATAA